The sequence below is a genomic window from Mycobacterium spongiae.
CTGGCGGTGGTGACCCGATTCATCAATCTGGGTTCGCCGACGGACGGCGGCACCCCTATCTTCGACGAGAAGCACTATGCCCCCCAGGGCTGGCAGGTGTTGAACAACCATGGGGTAGAAGACAATCCCGGTTTCGGCCTGGTCGTCCACCCCCCGGTCGGTAAACAGCTGATCGCGGTCGGCGAAGCCGTGTTCGGCTACAACGGGTTCGGTTGGCGGTTCACCGGGGCTCTGCTGGGCGTTGTCCTGGTGGCGCTGGTGGTGCGGATCGTCCGGCGGATCAGCCGGTCCACATTGGTCGGCGCGATCGCCGGCTTGCTCATCATCTGCGACGGCGTCAGCTTTGTCACCGCGCGGACCGCGTTGCTCGACGGCTTTCTGACGTTTTTCGTGGTAGCCGCGTTCGGTGCGCTGATGGTCGACCGGGATCAAGTCCGGGAACGGATGCACATCGCGTTCCTGGAGGGCCGCAGTGCCGATACCGTGTGGGGCGCGCGGCTGGGAGTGCGCTGGTGGCGATTCGGGGCCGGGGTGCTACTCGGGTTGGCGTGCGCGACCAAATGGTCCGGCCTGTACTTCGTGCTGTTCTTCACTGCGATGTCGCTGGCGTTCGACGTGGCGGCTCGGCGCCAGTACCAGGCGCCCAGACCGTGGCTGGGGACTGTGCGGCGCGACCTGGTGCCCGCCGGATATGCGCTGGTGCTGATCCCGTTCGCCGTGTATCTGGCCAGCTATGCGCCCTGGTTTGCGTCAGAGACAGCGATTGACCGCCATGAGGTGGGCCGCTCGATCGGAGCCGACAGCGTCGTCCCCCTGCCCGACGCCATTCGATCGCTGTGGCACTACACGGCGAAGGCTTTCCACTTCCATGCGGGCCTGACCAACGCCGCGGGCAACCACCACCCGTGGGAATCGAAACCCTGGAGCTGGCCGATGTCGTTACGGCCGGTGCTGTATGCCATCGACCAGCAGGATGTTCCCGGCTGTGGCGCGCACTCGTGCGTCAAGGCTGTGATGTTGGTCGGCACACCCGCCATGTGGTGGCTGGCGGTGTTGGTCCTCGCGTACGCCGCCTGGCGGATGCTTGTTCGACGGGACTGGCGCTACGCGGCTGTTTTGGTTGGCTACTGCGCCGGCTGGCTGCCATGGTTCGCCGACATCGACCGGCAGATGTACTTCTTTTACGCGGCGACAATGGCGCCGTTCCTGGTGATGGCCATCGCGCTGATTCTGGGCGACATCCTCTATCACCCAGTTCAGGGCTATGAGCGGCGCACGCTCGGGCTAATCGTCGTCTCCTGTTATGTGGCTTTGGTGGCCACGAACTTCGCGTGGCTGTTTCCGGTGCTCACCGGTCTGCCGATCTCACAACAGACCTGGAACATGGAGATGTGGCTGCCCAGCTGGCGATGACCGTCGCTGAGGCGCCGAGAGTGCCGTGAGAGCTGTGCTACCGACGGACACGCGAAGCCCTGCACCGGCGGCATCCGCCACGACCACGGTAGGAAATCTCGACGTTAGGACAACGGATCGCGCGCGGCCGGACAGCACATGCAGCGCGGGCCGCCACGGCCGGTACCCAGTTCGGAGCCCGCGATGGCGAGCACCTCGATCCCCGCTTCTTCGAGGCGGGCGTTGCTCTGCACGTTGCGCTCATAGGCAACGACCACACC
It includes:
- a CDS encoding dolichyl-phosphate-mannose--protein mannosyltransferase translates to MTAPPREAPLVAEEPRAPMVSAGPLVPIPDFGPVDRVRGWIVTAAITVLAVVTRFINLGSPTDGGTPIFDEKHYAPQGWQVLNNHGVEDNPGFGLVVHPPVGKQLIAVGEAVFGYNGFGWRFTGALLGVVLVALVVRIVRRISRSTLVGAIAGLLIICDGVSFVTARTALLDGFLTFFVVAAFGALMVDRDQVRERMHIAFLEGRSADTVWGARLGVRWWRFGAGVLLGLACATKWSGLYFVLFFTAMSLAFDVAARRQYQAPRPWLGTVRRDLVPAGYALVLIPFAVYLASYAPWFASETAIDRHEVGRSIGADSVVPLPDAIRSLWHYTAKAFHFHAGLTNAAGNHHPWESKPWSWPMSLRPVLYAIDQQDVPGCGAHSCVKAVMLVGTPAMWWLAVLVLAYAAWRMLVRRDWRYAAVLVGYCAGWLPWFADIDRQMYFFYAATMAPFLVMAIALILGDILYHPVQGYERRTLGLIVVSCYVALVATNFAWLFPVLTGLPISQQTWNMEMWLPSWR